A single region of the Nitrosomonas sp. Is79A3 genome encodes:
- a CDS encoding CusA/CzcA family heavy metal efflux RND transporter translates to MIGNIIEWSVRNVFLVLLGAFFVVAWGVYAVLKTPIDAIPDLSDVQVIIYTEYPGQAPQVVEDQITYPLTTAMLSVPKSKVVRGLSNFGVSFVYVIFEDGTDIYWARSRVLEYLSFAANWLPENVRPSLGPDATGVGWVYQYVLIAKNRALDELRAIQDWFLRYQLTAAHGVSEVASVGGFVKNYQVTVDPRRLQAYGISLKTISDVVASSNRDVGGRVIELTETENMVRGKGYLRGISDLENLVVKAHEGMPVLLSHVARVELVPDERRGITEYNGEGEVVSGIAVARHGENALNVTHNLEKKIDEIASGLPEGVSIQPVYNRSELIHRAIATLNEVFIEQIIIVALVCAVFLMHVRSALVAIIMLPIGVLIAFIAMFHLGINSNIMSLAGIALAIAEMTDAAIVMVENAHKHLARLAPDESRTEAVIAACKEVGPPLFFSLLIITVSFIPVFVLEAQEGRMFHPLAYTKTFAMAGAALLSITLVPALILLLLRGRIPREQDNPLGRIMIQLYRPVMAQVLQWKKFIVLAAVVVVGVTVYPMLRLGTEFMPTLNEGTLLYMPVTLPGISVTKAAEILQTQNKIIKSFPEVASVLGKAGRANTATDPAPLEMTETIINLKPESDWRQGMTIDKLIAELDQALQMPGVSNAWTMPIKNRNDMLATGIRTPVGIKVFGKDLGEIEKLAKQIESVVKTVPGTSSAFAERTTGGYYLDVEPDRLELARYGLAVGDLLSVISAALGGEMVTTTVEGRERFGVTVRYPRELRSDPQAIATQVLVPTMGATMIPLGQLAQISLVKGPPSIRTENALLSAYIFVDIRDRDIGSYVAAGQKAVREQVQFPPGYYATWSGQFEYMERANEKLKVVVPITLLMVFLLVYLNFNRLTETLIVMLSVPFSLVGGIWLMYWLDYNMSIAAAIGFIGLVGIAAESGMVMLEFLDQALKEVTAKREASGSKVTVEDLYEAVVQGAVYRIRPVMMTIAGSVLGLLPVMFSSGTGSEVIRRISAPMVGGMVSATVLTLIVFPAIYALIKEISIRHSLKTEKMRDLS, encoded by the coding sequence ATGATTGGCAATATAATCGAATGGTCGGTGCGGAATGTCTTCCTGGTACTACTTGGAGCCTTTTTTGTGGTAGCTTGGGGCGTGTATGCAGTGTTGAAGACGCCTATCGACGCAATACCCGACTTATCGGACGTACAGGTCATCATCTACACGGAATATCCCGGACAGGCGCCGCAGGTGGTCGAAGACCAGATTACTTATCCGCTGACTACCGCTATGTTGAGTGTGCCAAAATCAAAGGTTGTCAGGGGATTATCAAATTTCGGTGTATCGTTTGTGTACGTCATCTTTGAAGATGGCACCGATATCTACTGGGCGCGTTCGCGAGTACTGGAATACCTGAGCTTCGCAGCAAACTGGTTGCCAGAAAATGTCAGGCCTTCTCTCGGCCCGGATGCAACGGGGGTTGGTTGGGTTTACCAATATGTGCTAATTGCCAAGAATCGCGCACTCGACGAATTACGTGCTATTCAGGATTGGTTTCTGCGCTATCAGTTGACTGCAGCACATGGCGTGTCGGAAGTGGCGAGTGTAGGCGGTTTTGTAAAAAACTATCAAGTCACTGTAGATCCCCGGCGCCTCCAAGCCTACGGGATATCACTCAAAACCATTTCCGATGTTGTCGCCTCCAGCAACCGCGATGTCGGGGGACGTGTGATCGAGCTGACGGAAACTGAGAATATGGTTCGCGGTAAGGGCTATTTACGCGGAATTAGTGATCTTGAAAATCTGGTTGTGAAGGCACACGAGGGTATGCCGGTATTGCTGAGTCATGTTGCCCGGGTGGAGTTAGTTCCTGATGAGCGCCGTGGCATTACTGAATACAACGGAGAAGGAGAGGTTGTTTCGGGTATCGCAGTGGCGCGGCATGGTGAAAACGCTCTCAATGTTACCCATAATCTTGAAAAAAAGATCGACGAAATCGCGTCCGGTTTACCGGAAGGTGTTTCGATTCAGCCTGTCTACAACCGCTCGGAGTTAATTCACCGCGCCATCGCGACGCTAAACGAAGTATTTATCGAGCAGATCATAATCGTGGCGCTGGTATGTGCAGTATTTCTCATGCATGTGCGCAGTGCATTGGTGGCGATCATCATGCTTCCGATCGGTGTGCTGATCGCCTTCATTGCAATGTTTCACCTTGGCATTAATTCCAACATCATGAGCCTGGCCGGTATCGCACTGGCGATCGCAGAAATGACAGACGCAGCCATCGTCATGGTCGAAAACGCGCATAAACATCTTGCGCGCCTTGCTCCCGATGAATCACGCACGGAGGCTGTCATTGCAGCCTGCAAAGAAGTCGGCCCACCGTTATTTTTCAGCTTGCTGATCATCACGGTATCATTTATACCGGTGTTTGTGCTCGAAGCGCAGGAAGGGCGCATGTTTCACCCGCTTGCTTATACCAAAACGTTTGCTATGGCGGGTGCTGCGCTGCTTTCGATCACTTTGGTACCGGCTCTGATTCTGCTTTTGCTTCGTGGCCGCATTCCGCGCGAGCAAGACAATCCACTGGGCCGGATCATGATCCAGCTCTATCGGCCTGTAATGGCTCAGGTGTTACAGTGGAAAAAATTCATTGTCCTGGCAGCAGTCGTGGTAGTTGGGGTTACTGTTTATCCAATGCTCAGGCTGGGAACAGAGTTTATGCCAACATTGAATGAAGGCACACTACTTTATATGCCAGTAACACTTCCAGGTATTTCCGTTACCAAAGCGGCAGAAATCCTGCAAACACAGAATAAAATCATTAAAAGTTTTCCCGAGGTGGCATCGGTATTGGGCAAAGCCGGACGCGCCAATACCGCTACCGATCCAGCGCCATTGGAAATGACTGAAACGATCATTAATTTGAAACCGGAAAGCGATTGGCGACAAGGTATGACCATCGACAAGTTGATCGCCGAATTGGATCAAGCATTACAAATGCCAGGAGTCAGTAATGCCTGGACGATGCCGATCAAAAATAGAAACGATATGCTTGCCACCGGTATTCGTACGCCCGTCGGCATCAAGGTGTTCGGCAAGGATTTGGGCGAGATTGAAAAGCTTGCCAAACAAATTGAATCAGTTGTTAAAACGGTGCCAGGAACCAGTAGTGCCTTCGCGGAACGCACGACCGGCGGCTACTATCTTGATGTTGAGCCCGATCGTCTTGAACTTGCCCGATATGGATTGGCTGTCGGCGATTTATTGTCTGTGATTTCAGCAGCACTTGGCGGCGAGATGGTGACGACCACGGTTGAAGGCCGGGAACGCTTCGGTGTTACCGTACGCTATCCACGCGAGCTACGCAGCGATCCGCAGGCAATTGCTACTCAGGTGCTGGTTCCGACCATGGGAGCCACAATGATTCCGCTTGGCCAGCTTGCACAGATCAGTCTTGTCAAAGGCCCGCCAAGCATCCGTACGGAAAATGCACTGCTGTCTGCGTATATTTTTGTTGATATTCGTGATCGTGATATCGGTAGTTACGTTGCAGCCGGACAGAAAGCAGTGCGTGAACAAGTGCAATTTCCTCCCGGGTACTATGCCACCTGGAGCGGGCAATTCGAATACATGGAGCGGGCCAACGAGAAACTGAAAGTGGTAGTGCCTATCACTCTCCTGATGGTATTCCTGCTTGTATATCTGAATTTCAATCGTCTTACAGAGACATTGATAGTAATGCTATCGGTACCTTTTTCCTTAGTCGGAGGTATCTGGCTGATGTATTGGCTCGACTACAACATGAGCATCGCAGCCGCAATTGGTTTCATCGGTCTCGTTGGTATCGCGGCCGAATCTGGAATGGTTATGCTCGAGTTTCTCGATCAGGCGCTCAAAGAGGTGACTGCAAAGCGTGAAGCTTCTGGCAGCAAAGTCACCGTCGAGGATCTTTACGAAGCGGTAGTGCAAGGGGCGGTATATCGAATACGACCCGTGATGATGACCATCGCGGGAAGTGTCTTGGGCCTGCTTCCGGTTATGTTTAGCAGCGGCACGGGTTCCGAAGTGATCCGGCGCATTTCTGCCCCGATGGTGGGCGGCATGGTTTCCGCTACAGTACTAACATTGATCGTGTTTCCCGCAATCTATGCGCTTATCAAGGAAATTTCAATTCGACATTCACTTAAAACGGAAAAGATGAGGGATTTGTCATGA
- a CDS encoding efflux RND transporter periplasmic adaptor subunit has product MKSTIKPIMIGIAITTALFAGYWLGNTQSQTSTGVALSAATSTEKKILYYRNPMGLPDTSPVPKKDAMGMDYLPVYEGEESQSDQTIVKISTEKIQKLGVRTETATLRELTRTIRAVATIQADERKLYTLVTKFEGWIQRLYVNTTGQAVRKGDALMDVYSPDLITAQQEYLIALRGLQSTADSDSDVRASMQRLVASALQKLRNWDIAETELQRLQQTGEVRQYMTLRSKADGVVLEKRAVMGQRFMPGEVLYQIADLSSVWVLADVFEQDLGMVHQGQVATIRVEAYPNEVFNGEIAFIYPTVTPETRTAIVRVVLPNLDGLLKPAMYARVEFASSHSKDKVLVIPDSAVLDTGTRRVVLVDLGAGRFEPRTVKLGMHADGYAEVLGGINTGETVVVKANFLIDAESNLKAVLSGFGHGGHQLPDEEKEAGTGSFVKASPLKTHRGEGTINTMDFAHATITLAHGPIASLQWPAMIMDFRISDPALLRSFKPGQKVIFEITEESAGEYIIVRIQPADLSPGATAHGGH; this is encoded by the coding sequence ATGAAATCTACTATTAAGCCAATTATGATTGGGATTGCGATTACAACCGCGCTGTTCGCGGGTTATTGGTTGGGTAATACGCAATCACAAACATCAACCGGAGTTGCTTTATCCGCAGCAACCAGCACCGAAAAAAAGATTTTATATTATCGCAATCCAATGGGGTTGCCCGATACCTCCCCAGTACCCAAAAAGGATGCCATGGGAATGGATTATCTGCCGGTTTATGAGGGAGAGGAATCTCAATCAGATCAAACTATTGTAAAAATAAGTACCGAAAAAATTCAAAAGCTAGGGGTGCGAACTGAAACTGCAACATTACGTGAACTGACGCGCACTATTAGAGCCGTAGCAACGATACAGGCAGATGAACGCAAATTATATACGTTAGTGACTAAATTTGAAGGCTGGATCCAACGGCTCTATGTAAACACTACAGGTCAGGCAGTGAGAAAGGGCGATGCCTTGATGGATGTATACAGTCCTGATTTGATTACTGCACAACAGGAATACTTGATTGCGCTAAGGGGGTTGCAATCCACCGCTGATAGCGATTCCGATGTGCGGGCCTCTATGCAGCGATTGGTTGCCAGCGCATTGCAGAAACTGCGCAATTGGGATATTGCGGAAACCGAGTTACAACGCCTGCAGCAAACCGGCGAAGTGCGGCAGTATATGACATTGCGTTCTAAAGCCGATGGTGTGGTGCTGGAAAAGAGGGCTGTCATGGGTCAACGCTTTATGCCTGGAGAAGTGCTTTATCAGATTGCTGATTTATCCAGCGTGTGGGTGCTAGCGGACGTATTTGAACAAGATCTTGGAATGGTACATCAAGGTCAGGTGGCCACCATCAGAGTGGAAGCTTATCCAAACGAAGTATTCAACGGTGAAATTGCTTTCATCTATCCCACAGTAACTCCTGAGACGCGTACTGCGATCGTGCGTGTTGTACTTCCCAACCTCGATGGCCTGCTGAAACCTGCCATGTACGCACGCGTGGAATTTGCTTCATCCCACAGCAAAGACAAAGTGCTGGTAATACCCGATTCAGCCGTGCTGGATACTGGCACCCGCCGGGTGGTATTGGTGGATCTCGGCGCAGGCCGATTTGAACCGCGCACGGTTAAACTGGGTATGCATGCCGATGGCTATGCTGAGGTGCTGGGGGGAATTAATACTGGAGAAACCGTTGTGGTTAAAGCTAATTTCCTGATTGATGCAGAAAGTAATCTCAAAGCGGTTCTGAGTGGCTTTGGTCATGGAGGTCACCAACTGCCGGATGAGGAAAAAGAGGCTGGAACTGGCTCGTTTGTTAAGGCATCGCCATTAAAAACGCATCGCGGCGAAGGAACCATCAATACCATGGATTTTGCGCATGCAACAATCACACTTGCGCATGGCCCAATTGCTAGTCTTCAATGGCCTGCAATGATCATGGATTTTCGCATTTCTGATCCAGCGTTACTTCGTTCATTTAAGCCTGGACAAAAGGTTATATTCGAAATCACCGAGGAATCAGCCGGTGAATATATCATCGTGCGCATTCAGCCAGCAGATCTCAGCCCCGGCGCCACCGCTCACGGAGGACACTAA
- a CDS encoding TolC family protein, with protein MLTTHAQGQEVISNKTGAVVFTQSVPQKTFTASNSRNVTLLPSLIAEALENNPEIQAAYQEREAAQQRVSPAEALDDPMLEAGVINAPLASSPFNREDMTMKMIGLSQRLPFPGKRGLRKDVAAKDAEAIGQGYHETVNRVVHDLKTAYFDLGLTLEMIKLVEKNKQTLERFLLVAEERYQVGQGSQADVLKAQTQVSRMLDRLSGLAREQPVLEAELIRTLGRHIKGEIPVPVPLQIQEVPLNLAALQQEALTQRPQLLALQSLIARNEKSVDLARRAYYPDFDVRFSYGQRDNMMDGTRRDDMVSMTVAVNLPVWRGNKIEPRIMESQAMRDQTVSLYKAQSNEVTARLRQQIAIAEQSLKSVKLYQTAILPQAKLTVESALAAYQVNRVDFLTLLDNQMTVFDFETSLITAMANYSKAVAEIDLLVGKKQH; from the coding sequence ATGCTAACAACCCATGCGCAGGGACAGGAAGTTATTTCAAACAAAACCGGAGCAGTAGTCTTCACGCAATCTGTTCCGCAAAAAACCTTTACAGCATCCAACTCCCGCAACGTGACGCTGCTCCCGAGTTTGATTGCAGAAGCACTGGAAAATAATCCGGAGATTCAGGCTGCGTATCAAGAACGTGAAGCTGCTCAACAAAGAGTATCACCAGCGGAAGCGCTGGATGATCCCATGCTTGAGGCTGGTGTGATCAATGCACCGCTGGCATCTTCACCATTCAACCGCGAGGATATGACCATGAAAATGATCGGTCTATCTCAGCGTTTGCCTTTTCCGGGAAAACGCGGTTTGCGTAAAGATGTTGCCGCCAAGGATGCCGAAGCGATTGGGCAGGGTTATCATGAAACGGTTAATCGCGTTGTGCACGATCTTAAAACAGCTTACTTTGATCTCGGGCTTACGCTGGAAATGATCAAATTGGTTGAAAAAAATAAACAAACACTCGAACGTTTTCTGCTCGTTGCGGAAGAACGCTACCAAGTTGGACAAGGCAGTCAGGCGGATGTACTGAAAGCACAAACACAAGTATCGAGAATGCTGGACAGATTGTCGGGATTGGCGCGCGAACAGCCAGTGTTGGAAGCAGAACTGATTCGCACTCTGGGACGCCACATCAAAGGCGAGATTCCGGTTCCGGTACCACTACAAATTCAAGAAGTGCCTTTGAATTTGGCGGCATTACAACAGGAAGCTCTAACGCAACGCCCGCAATTGCTTGCATTGCAAAGCCTGATTGCACGCAATGAGAAATCTGTTGATTTGGCACGCAGGGCCTACTATCCGGATTTTGACGTGCGGTTTTCGTATGGCCAGCGTGACAACATGATGGACGGTACGAGACGCGATGACATGGTCAGTATGACTGTGGCGGTTAATCTGCCGGTATGGCGCGGTAATAAAATTGAGCCTCGCATCATGGAATCACAGGCAATGCGTGATCAAACAGTCAGTCTGTATAAAGCGCAAAGTAATGAAGTTACGGCAAGATTGCGTCAGCAAATTGCCATCGCTGAGCAAAGCCTGAAATCGGTCAAGCTCTATCAGACTGCCATTCTTCCACAAGCGAAATTGACGGTTGAATCCGCATTGGCTGCTTACCAGGTAAACCGGGTTGATTTTCTGACCTTGCTGGATAATCAAATGACAGTATTTGATTTCGAGACCAGTCTCATCACCGCGATGGCGAATTACAGCAAAGCAGTGGCGGAAATTGATTTGCTGGTCGGCAAAAAGCAGCACTAA
- the cueR gene encoding Cu(I)-responsive transcriptional regulator, producing the protein MNIGQAARDSGVSVKMIRYYEATGLIPKAARSYSGYRHYDERAIHTLRFIRRARAVGFSAVQIKKLLSLWQDRQRPAREVKQLAAEHLTEMRARISELESIAQALSQLIAHCHGDERQECPILDTLAGENSTKEFLEAHGASHTHARARRSRAK; encoded by the coding sequence ATGAATATTGGACAGGCAGCACGTGATTCCGGTGTATCTGTAAAAATGATCCGCTACTACGAGGCGACGGGACTTATCCCGAAAGCAGCGCGCTCTTATTCAGGCTATCGTCACTATGATGAACGCGCTATACACACGTTGCGTTTCATACGCAGGGCGCGTGCAGTCGGTTTCAGCGCGGTGCAAATCAAAAAGCTACTTTCACTCTGGCAAGATCGGCAGCGGCCAGCACGCGAAGTCAAACAGCTTGCAGCAGAGCACTTAACTGAGATGAGAGCGCGAATATCTGAGTTGGAATCAATTGCTCAAGCATTATCGCAGTTAATCGCGCACTGTCACGGGGATGAGCGCCAGGAATGTCCGATTCTAGATACTTTGGCTGGTGAGAATAGCACCAAAGAATTCCTCGAGGCACATGGCGCGAGTCATACGCATGCTCGTGCTCGCCGGTCACGAGCAAAATAG
- a CDS encoding DUF4396 domain-containing protein — translation MKKHLHHNHKSVKEQSLNSVALIATVHCLSGCAIGEVAGIVIGTALGWSNAETIALAIVLAFLSGYLLTMLPMLRSGYGFGAAARIVLASDTASIAIMEIIDNLMMLMIPGAMNAPLDSLLFWSSLTIALVITAAAAFPVNRWLIAQGRGHALAHTYH, via the coding sequence ATGAAAAAACATTTACATCACAATCACAAATCGGTTAAAGAACAATCGTTGAATAGCGTTGCTTTGATTGCTACCGTGCATTGCCTATCGGGTTGCGCAATTGGCGAAGTTGCAGGGATAGTGATTGGAACGGCTTTGGGCTGGAGCAATGCTGAAACGATAGCGCTTGCGATAGTACTCGCTTTTCTATCTGGCTATCTTCTCACCATGCTACCCATGCTGCGTTCTGGGTATGGTTTTGGAGCCGCCGCGCGTATTGTACTGGCTTCCGATACAGCTTCGATCGCGATTATGGAAATCATCGATAATCTGATGATGTTGATGATCCCGGGAGCGATGAATGCGCCGCTTGATTCGTTGCTGTTTTGGAGCAGTCTTACGATTGCATTAGTTATTACGGCTGCGGCTGCTTTCCCCGTCAATCGCTGGCTTATCGCACAAGGTCGCGGTCATGCGCTTGCGCATACATATCATTGA
- a CDS encoding SDR family NAD(P)-dependent oxidoreductase, translated as MTQKIALVTGASSGIGRATAELLAANGYYVFAMARRVERLEQIRSDCIEPIPLDVTDEKAIALAIEHIILTKGRIDVLVNNAGFGQLGVIECVSMEAAHYQFEVNVFGYARFMHAVLPQMRKQKSGCIVNISSILGKIALPGFGWYAASKHAIEALSESLRGEVKALGIDVVVIAPGLIKTEFAAKQFELLKTISHPLAYQKIIAGLYKLLAGEPTAPGPEIIARAVLSAVTKSIPPVRHALPWDSKTAVIARWLLGGRLFAWAVRQQMRV; from the coding sequence ATGACACAGAAAATTGCATTAGTTACAGGCGCTTCGAGTGGTATTGGCAGGGCTACTGCTGAGCTTCTGGCAGCAAATGGTTATTATGTGTTTGCTATGGCCCGGCGTGTCGAGCGGCTAGAACAGATCCGTTCGGATTGCATTGAACCGATTCCGCTCGATGTAACGGATGAAAAAGCCATCGCTTTGGCCATAGAGCACATAATTTTAACTAAGGGTCGCATTGACGTATTGGTGAATAACGCTGGTTTTGGTCAATTAGGCGTAATTGAATGTGTTTCTATGGAAGCAGCGCATTATCAGTTTGAAGTGAATGTCTTTGGTTATGCCAGATTTATGCATGCGGTCCTTCCACAGATGCGCAAGCAAAAATCAGGGTGTATTGTTAATATTTCGTCAATTCTGGGCAAGATCGCGCTGCCTGGTTTTGGATGGTATGCCGCATCCAAACATGCGATAGAGGCATTGTCGGAATCCTTGCGTGGTGAGGTCAAGGCGCTGGGGATTGATGTGGTAGTAATTGCGCCTGGTTTAATTAAAACTGAATTTGCGGCCAAGCAGTTTGAATTACTTAAAACGATTTCTCACCCACTGGCTTATCAGAAAATAATAGCGGGTTTATATAAACTTTTGGCGGGTGAACCTACCGCACCCGGTCCGGAAATTATTGCCCGGGCTGTGCTGAGCGCTGTTACAAAATCGATTCCTCCCGTGCGGCACGCATTACCGTGGGATTCTAAAACAGCCGTAATTGCCAGATGGTTACTTGGAGGCCGGCTTTTTGCATGGGCTGTGCGTCAACAGATGAGAGTTTAG